The Marinobacter sp. MDS2 genome includes a region encoding these proteins:
- a CDS encoding potassium channel family protein has protein sequence MMRNKRPLNPEHTQSHLPMGGLIRQRVKRLFLTLAALTCTHILILWAFEPLTLFESAWLTMTTLVTVGYGDFAPVTAVGRISTVLLMFISSITLLTLIVSDYIEYRFYRRERILTGRWIYNMKDHIVIINTPRSGGEQYFMRFASQIRSIPEYHTVPIILLTRQFPGGLPAELRDCGMVHFHGAGNDPEALKAAHAGDARHIIVLAADETDAFSDSLTFDISHRLTESNLGNRTTVECVSDINRDRFKTLGVRTVIRPVRTYPEIMVRAVVAPGSEKVLEDMFNYERDHPHRYELELDDLTWADIVSALVRHGIGTALAYIDHDNEVICHPASNKEVEGKGLIVLVSSSDTPTVTVVEEALDRYREFLKKWRELQGNDEAHNE, from the coding sequence ATGATGAGAAATAAGCGACCGCTAAATCCGGAGCACACTCAGTCGCACCTGCCGATGGGTGGGCTGATTCGCCAACGGGTCAAGCGCTTGTTCCTGACACTCGCAGCACTGACCTGTACTCATATTCTGATTCTGTGGGCCTTTGAACCCCTGACGCTGTTCGAGTCCGCATGGCTAACCATGACCACACTGGTCACTGTGGGCTATGGCGACTTTGCCCCGGTGACAGCGGTTGGGCGCATCAGCACGGTATTGCTGATGTTCATTTCCTCTATCACGCTGCTGACGCTGATTGTCAGTGACTACATTGAGTACCGTTTTTACCGCCGCGAACGAATTCTGACTGGACGCTGGATCTACAACATGAAAGACCACATCGTAATCATCAACACGCCACGCAGCGGGGGCGAGCAATATTTCATGCGCTTCGCTTCTCAAATTCGCTCCATCCCGGAATACCATACCGTTCCGATCATTCTGCTGACTCGCCAGTTCCCCGGCGGCTTACCGGCCGAATTGAGGGACTGCGGCATGGTGCACTTTCATGGCGCGGGAAATGATCCGGAGGCACTTAAAGCCGCTCACGCGGGCGATGCCCGACATATCATCGTGCTTGCGGCCGACGAAACCGACGCTTTCTCTGACAGCCTGACGTTCGACATTTCTCATCGCTTAACGGAATCCAACCTGGGCAACCGCACTACCGTGGAGTGCGTCAGCGATATCAACCGAGACCGCTTCAAAACCCTGGGCGTGCGCACCGTGATTCGCCCTGTTCGCACCTACCCGGAAATCATGGTTCGGGCCGTCGTCGCACCGGGCTCCGAAAAAGTACTCGAAGACATGTTCAACTACGAACGCGATCACCCTCACCGCTACGAACTTGAACTGGATGATCTGACCTGGGCCGACATCGTCAGCGCCCTAGTCCGCCACGGCATCGGAACTGCGTTGGCCTATATCGATCACGACAACGAGGTGATCTGCCACCCCGCCTCAAACAAAGAGGTGGAAGGTAAAGGGCTCATTGTGCTGGTAAGCTCCAGCGACACCCCGACGGTGACCGTGGTGGAAGAGGCTCTGGATCGCTATCGAGAGTTCCTGAAGAAGTGGCGCGAGCTGCAAGGCAACGACGAAGCACATAACGAATAA
- the mgtE gene encoding magnesium transporter: MSLLDVEFFQPLFTALAANDDSQMQIAASSFNAADLADFIEAHPDSGIRLLSALPTEQGGKVLGYIGPATQTLIAQQLPTRSLTELVTAMPSDERADFFQLLDEQKQHSLFQSLASKEREDLRRLASFEEGTAGALMSSDYAMINTGVTASAAIDLLRKTAPDKETIYHAYIVDENHTLLGAVSLRNLITATPSASVNDLIATGLVTANTDTPQEEVARLISRYDLLALPIVDQDDRLVGIVTYDDAMDAAEAEATEDMHKGATVGKLTGTLRDASPFSLYRSRVQWLVILVFANIFTGAGIAYFEGIISEHIALLFFMPLLVASAGNAGAQSATLMVRGMATGDVTVKDWGRLLGKETLVATGLGLTMAAAVMVVGLLRAGPEIAIVVAVTMIVVVMVGSLIGMLLPFLLDKLKFDPATASTPLITTIADVSGVLIYFSIATALLNIS; the protein is encoded by the coding sequence ATGTCATTACTGGACGTTGAATTCTTCCAGCCATTGTTTACTGCGCTCGCGGCAAACGATGACAGCCAGATGCAAATCGCCGCATCGTCCTTTAATGCCGCCGATTTGGCAGACTTCATTGAAGCGCACCCGGATTCGGGTATACGCCTGTTAAGCGCGCTACCCACCGAACAAGGCGGAAAAGTACTGGGGTATATTGGCCCGGCCACGCAAACCCTGATCGCCCAACAACTTCCGACTCGCAGCCTGACCGAACTAGTCACGGCGATGCCGTCTGACGAGCGGGCTGACTTCTTCCAGTTGCTGGACGAACAAAAACAGCACAGCCTGTTTCAATCCTTGGCCAGCAAAGAACGGGAAGACCTCCGGCGCCTGGCCAGCTTTGAGGAAGGCACCGCCGGGGCCTTGATGAGTTCCGATTACGCGATGATCAACACCGGCGTAACCGCCAGCGCGGCCATCGACTTGTTACGTAAAACCGCACCCGACAAAGAAACCATCTACCACGCGTATATCGTGGATGAAAACCACACCCTGTTAGGGGCTGTTTCTCTCAGAAACCTGATTACCGCCACACCCAGCGCCTCCGTCAACGATCTGATTGCGACCGGATTGGTGACCGCCAATACCGACACCCCCCAGGAAGAGGTGGCAAGGTTGATTTCGCGGTACGACTTATTGGCTCTGCCGATTGTCGATCAGGACGACCGACTGGTTGGCATTGTCACTTACGACGACGCCATGGACGCCGCGGAAGCCGAAGCGACAGAAGATATGCACAAAGGTGCGACGGTGGGAAAACTCACGGGCACCTTGAGAGATGCCTCACCGTTTTCACTCTATCGTTCCCGAGTGCAGTGGCTGGTCATTCTCGTGTTCGCCAATATCTTCACGGGTGCAGGCATCGCGTACTTTGAAGGCATTATCTCCGAGCACATCGCCCTGCTGTTTTTTATGCCGTTGCTGGTTGCCAGCGCGGGTAACGCCGGCGCTCAGTCAGCTACCCTGATGGTGCGAGGCATGGCCACGGGCGACGTGACCGTCAAGGACTGGGGGCGCTTGCTAGGGAAAGAAACCTTGGTCGCGACCGGCCTTGGCTTGACCATGGCCGCGGCTGTGATGGTGGTCGGACTACTGCGAGCAGGGCCAGAAATTGCCATCGTGGTTGCAGTGACGATGATTGTCGTAGTGATGGTCGGCAGCTTGATCGGCATGCTGCTGCCCTTTCTGCTCGACAAACTAAAATTCGACCCGGCGACCGCCAGCACCCCACTGATTACAACCATCGCGGACGTGAGCGGTGTGCTGATTTACTTCAGCATTGCCACCGCCTTACTCAATATCAGCTAG
- a CDS encoding CYTH domain-containing protein produces MATELEIKLTLAEQSQAEALAWLLAQPEASEGPRKVLVNRYYDTPSAALNHARAALRVREAGGRYIQTLKTQGEFVDGAHRREEWEWEIPSADLDLALLEQTPLNNQLDLSELELAFETNFTRQIVMLNTGEAVIEVAVDSGEIAGGGGARPLHEVEFELKSGHSESLMIWAAALAREVPVFLNLVSKAEQGYHLAGIHQPTLRQSTEVLSVTEFLYQLSRAWLISVPVVLSEESLFDVQRLAGKVGLQNVWDQLMPELIRGSTVPDIIERIPRMGELQLAMASAS; encoded by the coding sequence ATGGCCACCGAACTCGAAATCAAACTGACCCTAGCTGAGCAGTCTCAAGCTGAAGCATTGGCGTGGTTGCTGGCCCAACCGGAAGCCTCCGAAGGCCCGAGAAAGGTGTTGGTGAACCGTTATTACGACACGCCCAGCGCAGCGCTGAACCATGCCAGAGCGGCACTACGTGTGCGTGAGGCTGGCGGCCGGTATATTCAAACCCTGAAAACCCAAGGCGAGTTTGTCGATGGCGCTCATCGGAGGGAAGAGTGGGAATGGGAGATCCCGAGTGCAGATCTGGATTTAGCATTACTCGAGCAAACCCCGCTGAATAATCAGTTGGATCTGTCCGAATTAGAGCTGGCATTCGAAACCAACTTCACGCGACAGATCGTCATGCTGAATACTGGGGAAGCTGTGATCGAGGTGGCAGTCGATTCCGGAGAAATTGCCGGTGGAGGCGGTGCTAGGCCGTTGCACGAAGTGGAATTTGAATTGAAGTCCGGTCACTCTGAATCATTGATGATCTGGGCGGCAGCACTGGCCCGAGAGGTGCCAGTATTCCTTAATCTGGTGAGTAAAGCAGAGCAGGGCTATCACCTGGCGGGCATTCATCAGCCAACCCTTCGCCAAAGCACCGAAGTACTCTCGGTGACGGAGTTTTTGTACCAGCTAAGTCGCGCTTGGCTGATAAGTGTGCCGGTTGTTTTGTCCGAGGAATCGCTGTTCGATGTGCAACGGTTAGCCGGAAAAGTTGGTCTTCAGAACGTGTGGGATCAGCTCATGCCTGAATTGATTCGCGGTTCCACCGTTCCCGATATTATCGAACGCATTCCCCGCATGGGCGAATTGCAGCTAGCGATGGCCTCCGCTAGCTGA
- a CDS encoding porin: protein MKKTILASAIAAATFSGAALAQESNLPTVYGNIQYALTHNNVEGGSSDIAHNDNGSTIGLKHDHEIAPGVTGFFKIELDGIDADDKSKGRGRIKLDEAYIGVKGDNFGQVWVGSDDSLYESTIDRIANYYEVAKYNIGGSYTTGEGDLIQYMTPSFGGLKLGAAVQVNGDGDSQSGGKKSYPYQLAAIYSVDALTLAFAMDSNDGATSYSSSTAEAPKNNENTYGVRVAYAADAFGASLEYQTRKDAYDIVGVQGTYTLGKNVFALSYELAEADGVSGDAKMDTVALQALHNLSDNMYVYVEGNLAGGDDGVYGVADESEASAISVGATYYF from the coding sequence ATGAAAAAAACTATCCTTGCTTCTGCTATCGCAGCTGCAACCTTCTCTGGCGCTGCTCTGGCCCAAGAAAGCAACCTGCCGACTGTTTACGGTAACATTCAGTATGCTCTGACTCACAACAATGTTGAAGGCGGCAGCAGCGATATCGCTCACAACGACAATGGCTCCACCATTGGCCTGAAGCACGACCACGAAATTGCTCCTGGCGTTACTGGCTTCTTCAAGATTGAACTTGACGGTATCGATGCTGACGACAAATCCAAAGGTCGTGGTCGCATTAAGCTGGACGAAGCATACATCGGTGTGAAGGGTGACAACTTCGGTCAGGTATGGGTTGGCTCTGATGATTCTCTGTATGAGTCTACTATCGACCGTATCGCTAACTACTACGAAGTGGCGAAGTACAACATCGGTGGCAGCTACACCACTGGCGAAGGCGACTTGATTCAGTACATGACGCCTTCTTTCGGTGGTTTGAAGCTGGGTGCTGCTGTTCAGGTGAACGGTGATGGCGATAGCCAATCTGGTGGCAAGAAGAGCTACCCGTATCAGTTGGCTGCCATCTACTCCGTTGATGCGCTGACCCTTGCTTTTGCTATGGACTCTAACGATGGTGCTACATCGTATTCTTCCAGCACAGCCGAAGCTCCGAAGAACAACGAAAACACCTACGGTGTGCGCGTAGCATACGCCGCTGATGCTTTCGGTGCTTCACTTGAATACCAGACCCGTAAAGATGCTTACGACATTGTTGGTGTTCAGGGTACCTACACTCTGGGCAAAAACGTGTTTGCGCTGTCATACGAGCTGGCGGAAGCTGACGGTGTGAGCGGCGACGCGAAGATGGATACTGTTGCCCTGCAGGCGCTGCACAACCTGTCTGACAACATGTACGTCTACGTTGAAGGTAACCTGGCCGGTGGCGATGACGGAGTTTATGGTGTTGCTGACGAGAGCGAAGCTTCAGCCATCTCTGTGGGTGCTACCTACTACTTCTGA
- the dtd gene encoding D-aminoacyl-tRNA deacylase: MKGLIQRVSEANVAVGGRQIASIGNGLLLLLGVERDDTAVQAKALCRKILSYRVFPDEQGRMNVSVQDSGGALLIVPQFTLAADTSSGTRPGFSLAASPDVANRLYEEFIIQAKRLLGSERVQTGEFGADMKVGLVNDGPVTFLLDTGQSERASR, encoded by the coding sequence ATGAAAGGTTTGATCCAGCGAGTATCGGAGGCAAATGTCGCCGTAGGGGGCCGCCAAATTGCCAGCATTGGTAATGGGCTCTTATTGCTATTGGGCGTGGAAAGGGATGACACAGCAGTTCAGGCGAAGGCGCTGTGTCGAAAGATTCTGTCGTACCGGGTTTTTCCCGACGAGCAGGGCCGGATGAACGTAAGCGTTCAGGACTCCGGTGGTGCCCTTTTGATTGTTCCTCAGTTTACCTTAGCCGCGGATACCTCTTCCGGAACCCGGCCGGGCTTTTCTCTTGCGGCTTCCCCCGATGTTGCTAATCGTCTGTACGAAGAGTTTATCATTCAGGCGAAGCGTCTGTTGGGATCTGAGCGCGTGCAAACCGGCGAGTTTGGCGCAGATATGAAAGTGGGGTTAGTTAATGACGGGCCGGTGACGTTTTTGTTGGATACGGGGCAGTCAGAACGGGCCAGCAGGTAA
- the pip gene encoding prolyl aminopeptidase, protein MLTLYPEIQPYARHHLAMDEVHELYLEESGNPDGTPVLVVHGGPGGGCEDYHRRFFDAERFRIILLDQRGAGRSTPLAELEENSTENLVEDMEKVRQFLGVDRWLLFGGSWGSTLSLVYAQTHPERVLGLVLRGIFLCRPKDIQWFYQEGASRIFPDYWQDFLAPVPEAERGDMVAAYYRRLTSHNELEQIQAAKAWSIWEGRCATLQPNPKVVEHFGHPHVAIALARIECHYFMNQGFLQTDQIINNTDKLADIPGIIVHGRYDMVCPLDNAFALIAAWPEAELQIIRDAGHSASEPAIVDALIRGVEQVVAKGAPSAG, encoded by the coding sequence ATGCTTACTCTTTACCCTGAAATCCAACCCTATGCTCGTCATCACCTTGCGATGGATGAGGTTCATGAGCTGTACCTGGAAGAATCCGGCAACCCGGACGGAACGCCTGTGCTGGTTGTGCACGGTGGCCCCGGTGGTGGATGCGAGGACTACCATCGCCGATTTTTTGATGCAGAGCGCTTCCGAATCATTCTGTTGGATCAGCGCGGAGCCGGCCGCTCGACACCGCTGGCGGAGTTAGAGGAAAACAGCACCGAAAATTTGGTGGAAGATATGGAAAAGGTGCGCCAGTTCCTCGGGGTGGATCGTTGGTTGTTGTTTGGGGGTAGCTGGGGCTCCACGCTTAGTCTGGTTTATGCGCAAACGCATCCGGAGCGGGTGTTGGGGTTGGTTCTGAGGGGCATTTTTCTTTGCCGGCCAAAGGATATTCAATGGTTCTATCAGGAGGGCGCAAGCCGGATTTTCCCCGATTACTGGCAAGACTTCCTGGCGCCTGTTCCAGAGGCAGAGCGAGGTGACATGGTTGCCGCTTATTACCGGCGTTTGACCAGTCACAATGAACTCGAACAGATTCAGGCGGCGAAGGCCTGGTCTATTTGGGAAGGCCGTTGCGCAACGCTCCAGCCGAATCCGAAAGTGGTGGAGCATTTCGGGCACCCTCATGTTGCGATCGCACTGGCTCGAATTGAATGCCATTACTTCATGAATCAAGGTTTTTTGCAGACGGATCAAATTATTAATAACACCGATAAGCTGGCGGATATCCCGGGCATTATCGTGCACGGCCGCTACGACATGGTGTGTCCGCTGGATAATGCCTTCGCCCTAATTGCAGCGTGGCCTGAAGCCGAATTGCAAATCATTCGCGATGCCGGGCATTCAGCCTCCGAACCCGCCATTGTGGATGCGCTGATTCGTGGTGTTGAGCAAGTTGTCGCCAAAGGCGCACCTTCAGCTGGTTGA
- the typA gene encoding translational GTPase TypA, with translation MIDKLRNVAIIAHVDHGKTTLVDQLLRKSGTLDRKELENERVMDSNDQEKERGITILAKNTALKWKDYDINIVDTPGHADFGGEVERVMSMVDSVLLVVDSIDGPMPQTRFVTQKAFAAGLRPIVVVNKIDRPGARPDWVVDQVFDLFDNLGATDEQLDFPIVYASALNGIAGMDHEDLQDNMDAVFQAIVDYVPAPDVDLDLPFQMQISQLDYNSFLGVIGIGRIARGKVATNTPVVAIGADGKKRNGRILKIMGHSGLQRVEVDEAQAGDIVCVSGLDQLFISDTLCDPSNVEALPALTVDEPTVSMTFQVNDSPFAGKEGKYVTSRNIKERLEKELLHNVALRVEEGDSADKFKVSGRGELHLSVLIENMRRENFELAVGRPEVVIKEVDGEKQEPYENVIIDIEEQHQGPIMEQMGLRRGDMTNMIPDGKGRMRLEYTIPARGLIGFRNAFLTMTSGTGILTSTFSHYGPVKLGEVTSRQNGVIVSMATGTALTYSLETLQSRGKLFLEPGQEIYEGQLCGIHSRDTDLVVNPTKGKKLDNMRASGKDEVIGLVPPIKHTLEQALEFIDDDELVEVTPKSIRLRKKLLTENERKRAGKK, from the coding sequence GTGATTGATAAGCTTAGAAACGTTGCCATTATTGCCCACGTAGACCACGGTAAAACGACCCTGGTTGACCAATTGTTGCGCAAGTCCGGTACTTTGGACCGTAAAGAGCTCGAGAACGAGCGCGTTATGGACTCCAACGACCAGGAAAAAGAGCGTGGAATTACCATTCTGGCGAAGAACACCGCGCTGAAGTGGAAAGACTACGACATCAACATCGTGGACACCCCGGGACACGCTGATTTCGGTGGCGAAGTTGAGCGAGTCATGAGCATGGTAGACAGTGTTCTGCTCGTGGTCGATTCCATTGACGGCCCCATGCCCCAAACACGCTTCGTAACGCAAAAAGCGTTCGCGGCAGGGCTGCGCCCGATTGTTGTTGTGAACAAGATTGACCGTCCTGGCGCGCGTCCGGACTGGGTTGTGGACCAAGTTTTTGACTTGTTTGACAACCTCGGCGCGACCGACGAGCAGCTCGACTTCCCGATCGTGTACGCCAGTGCCCTGAACGGCATTGCCGGTATGGATCACGAAGACCTGCAAGACAACATGGATGCCGTATTCCAGGCCATTGTTGACTATGTGCCAGCGCCAGACGTGGATCTGGACCTGCCCTTCCAGATGCAGATTTCCCAGCTGGACTACAACAGCTTTTTGGGTGTTATCGGCATCGGCCGTATCGCACGCGGTAAAGTGGCCACCAACACGCCGGTTGTGGCTATTGGTGCCGACGGCAAAAAACGTAACGGTCGAATTCTCAAGATCATGGGTCACTCCGGTCTTCAGCGCGTTGAAGTGGATGAGGCGCAGGCGGGTGACATCGTGTGCGTGAGCGGCCTGGACCAGCTCTTCATCTCTGACACCTTGTGTGATCCTTCGAATGTTGAAGCTTTGCCGGCCCTGACCGTTGACGAGCCTACTGTTTCGATGACCTTCCAGGTCAACGACTCGCCGTTTGCGGGTAAAGAAGGCAAGTACGTAACCAGCCGCAACATTAAAGAGCGTTTGGAAAAAGAGTTGCTGCACAACGTGGCGCTGCGAGTTGAAGAAGGCGACTCCGCGGACAAGTTCAAAGTGTCTGGTCGTGGTGAGCTACACCTGTCGGTGCTGATTGAAAACATGCGCCGCGAGAACTTCGAGCTGGCGGTGGGTCGTCCGGAAGTGGTGATCAAAGAAGTAGACGGCGAGAAGCAAGAACCGTACGAAAACGTGATCATCGACATCGAAGAGCAGCATCAAGGCCCCATCATGGAGCAAATGGGTCTGCGCCGTGGCGATATGACCAATATGATCCCCGACGGCAAAGGCCGCATGCGTCTGGAATACACCATTCCTGCCCGTGGTTTGATTGGTTTCCGGAACGCCTTCCTGACCATGACTTCTGGTACTGGTATCCTGACCTCGACTTTCAGTCATTACGGTCCTGTGAAACTGGGTGAAGTCACCAGCCGCCAGAACGGTGTCATCGTGTCCATGGCGACCGGCACTGCGCTGACGTACTCACTGGAAACCCTGCAGAGCCGAGGCAAGCTGTTCCTTGAGCCGGGCCAGGAAATCTACGAAGGTCAGTTGTGTGGTATCCATAGTCGCGATACCGATCTGGTGGTTAACCCGACCAAGGGTAAGAAGCTGGATAACATGCGTGCGTCTGGTAAAGACGAAGTTATCGGCCTGGTGCCGCCCATCAAGCATACGCTTGAACAGGCGCTTGAGTTTATTGACGACGACGAGCTGGTGGAAGTAACGCCAAAGTCGATCCGTCTGCGTAAAAAGCTTCTGACCGAAAACGAGCGTAAGCGCGCCGGTAAGAAGTAA
- the glnA gene encoding glutamate--ammonia ligase, whose protein sequence is MSKTVDLIKEHEVKWVDLRFTDTRGKEQHVTLPASEVDEDFFADGKMFDGSSIAGWKGINESDMILMPDDSSSVLDPFTEEATINITCDIVEPTTMQGYERDPRSVAQRAEEYLKSTGIADGALFGPEPEFFIFDSAKWKTDMQGSMYELYSEEAAWVSGEDFDRNNIGHRPGVKGGYFPVPPVDSLHDLRGAMCAAMESMGLTIEVHHHEVGTAGQCEIGVGPNSLTKKADEVQILKYCVHNVAHAYGKTATFMPKPVVGDNGSGMHVHMSLSKDGKNLFAGDSYAGLSDEALYYVGGIIKHAKAINAFTNPATNSYKRLVPGYEAPVMLAYSARNRSASIRIPYVNSAKARRVEVRFPDPAANPYLAFSALMMAGLDGIQNKIHPGDAMDKDLYDLPKEEALNIPKVAETLQEALDALKDDHEFLTRGGVFTEDMIAGYIDLKRAEVERINMTTHPVEFELYYSC, encoded by the coding sequence ATGTCCAAGACTGTTGATTTGATCAAAGAGCACGAAGTCAAATGGGTCGACCTGCGTTTCACCGACACCCGCGGTAAAGAACAGCACGTAACCCTGCCCGCGTCTGAAGTTGACGAAGACTTCTTTGCCGATGGAAAGATGTTCGACGGCTCCTCCATCGCCGGCTGGAAAGGCATCAACGAATCCGACATGATCCTGATGCCGGACGACAGCAGCTCCGTTCTGGACCCGTTCACCGAAGAAGCCACCATCAACATTACCTGCGACATCGTGGAACCAACCACCATGCAAGGTTATGAGCGTGACCCCCGCTCCGTTGCCCAGCGTGCAGAAGAATATCTGAAGTCTACCGGCATCGCCGATGGCGCGCTGTTCGGCCCGGAGCCCGAGTTCTTCATCTTTGATTCGGCCAAATGGAAAACTGACATGCAGGGCTCCATGTACGAGCTCTACTCGGAAGAAGCCGCCTGGGTATCCGGCGAAGATTTCGATCGCAATAACATCGGTCACCGTCCCGGCGTCAAAGGCGGTTACTTCCCTGTTCCTCCGGTAGACAGCCTGCACGATCTGCGTGGCGCCATGTGTGCTGCCATGGAATCCATGGGACTGACCATTGAGGTTCACCACCACGAAGTTGGCACCGCTGGCCAGTGTGAAATCGGTGTTGGCCCCAACAGCCTGACCAAGAAAGCAGACGAAGTTCAGATCCTGAAGTACTGCGTGCACAACGTTGCTCACGCCTACGGCAAGACTGCGACTTTCATGCCTAAGCCGGTTGTCGGCGACAACGGTTCCGGCATGCACGTACACATGTCTCTGAGCAAAGATGGCAAGAACCTGTTCGCGGGTGACAGCTACGCTGGCCTGAGCGACGAAGCACTTTACTACGTTGGCGGCATCATCAAGCACGCCAAGGCCATCAACGCCTTCACCAACCCGGCCACCAACAGCTACAAGCGTTTGGTACCAGGCTACGAAGCTCCGGTTATGTTGGCCTACTCGGCTCGCAACCGCTCTGCCTCTATCCGTATCCCGTACGTGAACAGTGCGAAAGCCCGCCGCGTTGAAGTACGCTTCCCTGATCCGGCTGCCAACCCGTACCTGGCCTTCTCTGCACTGATGATGGCCGGCCTGGACGGCATCCAGAACAAGATCCACCCTGGCGATGCCATGGACAAGGATCTGTACGACTTGCCGAAAGAAGAAGCCCTGAACATTCCGAAGGTTGCCGAGACTCTGCAAGAAGCTCTGGACGCCCTGAAAGACGACCACGAGTTCCTGACCCGTGGTGGCGTGTTCACCGAAGACATGATTGCCGGCTACATCGACCTGAAGCGTGCCGAAGTTGAGCGCATCAACATGACCACGCACCCGGTTGAGTTCGAGCTGTACTACTCCTGCTAA
- a CDS encoding DUF4124 domain-containing protein produces MKTLVTLASALLLLAAPTSWAEVYRHVDAQGNVTYSDEPIKGGETVKVKPVTTITLPKPEAVRETQKLREEVKRKGASYDELGFAYPQNEQAFHSGNGTVTFEVHSSPGLKPGHKYEITLDGQPVGQSTSGSVTVPNIDRGTHNAVVHIIDRNGVQVKTGSPVRFTVHRPSVAR; encoded by the coding sequence ATGAAAACTCTTGTCACGCTCGCATCCGCACTGCTGTTGCTTGCCGCCCCCACCAGTTGGGCAGAGGTTTATCGTCACGTTGATGCGCAAGGCAACGTGACCTACTCCGACGAACCCATCAAGGGCGGCGAAACCGTCAAGGTAAAGCCCGTCACCACCATCACACTGCCCAAACCCGAAGCCGTGCGCGAAACCCAAAAACTGCGGGAAGAAGTCAAACGCAAAGGGGCATCGTATGACGAACTCGGCTTTGCCTACCCGCAAAATGAACAGGCCTTTCACAGTGGCAACGGCACAGTCACCTTTGAAGTGCACAGCAGCCCCGGCCTGAAGCCCGGCCACAAATATGAGATCACACTCGACGGCCAGCCTGTCGGCCAAAGCACATCGGGCTCCGTTACCGTTCCAAACATCGATCGTGGCACCCACAACGCTGTCGTCCACATCATCGACCGCAACGGCGTCCAGGTGAAAACCGGCAGCCCCGTTCGCTTTACCGTGCACCGTCCCTCTGTTGCACGGTAA
- the glnL gene encoding nitrogen regulation protein NR(II), with protein MSFRPSTTLETGYKNILDSLTTAVLVLGDDLTIRYLNPAAENLFETSLMRTQGTPLNDVLIDSENALRTLHAAARNGQSYTRREAEFALLTGSSLMVDYSVSPISTDPIELLIELQPIDRQLRISREEDIISKQEASRILVRGMAHEIKNPLGGIRGAAQLLDRELDSEGQREYTQVIINEADRLRSLVDRMLGPNKALQIASTNIHEVLERVRTLIEAESRGKVQLLRDYDPSIPEFSGDKEQLIQAVLNIARNAMEAAFENENASGTESTPTITFRTRTLRQFTIGHHRHRLVCRIDIIDNGPGIPADLLQNVFYPMISGRASGTGLGLSITQSIIGQHRGLVECESEPGKTDFIIFLPLEDTL; from the coding sequence ATGTCGTTTCGACCGTCTACCACCCTGGAAACCGGGTACAAAAACATTCTCGACAGCCTAACCACCGCGGTACTGGTTCTTGGCGATGACCTAACCATCCGCTACCTGAACCCGGCTGCCGAGAACCTGTTTGAAACGAGCCTTATGCGAACGCAAGGTACGCCGCTGAACGATGTGCTTATCGATTCGGAGAATGCGCTGAGAACGTTGCATGCCGCGGCAAGGAATGGTCAATCCTACACACGGCGCGAAGCTGAATTTGCCTTGCTCACCGGCTCCAGTCTGATGGTGGACTATTCTGTGAGCCCCATCAGCACCGATCCGATTGAACTGCTTATCGAATTACAACCCATCGACCGCCAGCTTCGCATCAGTCGGGAAGAAGACATCATCTCCAAACAGGAAGCCTCGCGCATTCTGGTGCGCGGCATGGCTCACGAGATCAAGAACCCTTTGGGCGGCATTCGGGGCGCGGCACAACTGCTCGACCGAGAGCTCGACAGCGAGGGTCAGCGGGAATACACCCAAGTGATCATTAACGAAGCCGACCGATTGCGGAGCTTGGTCGATCGCATGCTCGGGCCCAATAAAGCTCTGCAAATTGCGTCTACCAACATCCATGAAGTTCTTGAACGGGTGCGCACCCTGATTGAAGCCGAAAGCCGGGGTAAAGTTCAGCTACTACGAGATTACGACCCCAGCATTCCGGAATTCTCGGGCGACAAAGAACAGCTCATTCAAGCCGTTTTGAACATTGCCCGAAACGCCATGGAAGCCGCTTTCGAAAACGAGAACGCTTCGGGCACCGAATCAACTCCGACGATCACCTTCCGTACTCGCACTTTGCGGCAGTTCACCATTGGTCATCACCGCCATCGACTGGTTTGCCGCATCGACATTATCGACAACGGGCCCGGCATTCCGGCTGACCTGTTGCAAAACGTTTTTTACCCCATGATCAGCGGCCGGGCTTCAGGCACAGGCTTAGGGCTTTCTATCACCCAAAGCATCATCGGCCAGCATCGTGGTTTGGTGGAATGTGAAAGCGAGCCAGGAAAAACCGACTTTATAATCTTCCTGCCTCTGGAGGACACTTTATGA